TGAGAAATCTTTCCCTCTTAAATCTGTTTCTTTTAGGCACGAACAGAAATGACCCTACAAGGAGGATTCCTGCTTGGTCGTGGATACACTCCGGAACGATCTGACTATCCGGACAGTCGTTATACCTACTTCCAGGAATCTGCACCAGTGGCTGTGCACGTGAATAGAATGAGGAGTCCGGGCAGCGTCAATGCGATAAAATTCGTTGGAGAGGACAatgtaaggaaaaaatgaggagatgacatttatttccagaaagtAGCTCAATGATGGGATAAATTGATAATGGATAAAATGGGTTTGGCATTCCtcaccagggtcaagcgtgagttgagaatttctcaacagagGTGTCGTAAGAGAGGTGTCGGAGCAAGAGGAGTGTCGTATGGCTgtcagaagagaagaaaaaaatgaagagagcaaagaaaaaagagcaaagatAGTCGATGGTAAGCAAACATATATTAAGGGACGCAAAATATTAGAAGATTAGATGGCGTagagtattttttaaagattttgctGGTATAATCCCAAACCAAGACGAGTGAGTATTCGATATCCATAGTGAACTGTGAGTTTGAGGACAAACCATCAAATAACAAAGTTAATATAGTGCATTATAAGTAATATAATAGGAGTTGTGAAGGCaacgaaatggaaaaaaagtgttttaaatTCACGTGGCTATGCAAACATTTTGCTTCTCATAAGAATTTAAATTGCTATCATAACCATCAAATCTAGGCATTACAAATTTCTGCACTAATATTTTATgtaaaagaaatggaactaaCGAGATTTAACTTTGTATTGAGTAATAAGAGGAAGTAAGAGACAAATTTggtttcttcaatttattccTTCATCGATCCTACACAGTTGtatgatttttgcatttagcaTTTAAGAGTTTAAAGagattttattacatttttcatccgacagtgacgaattttcttattatcaCTCAAAAAAGCAGTTTCGATGCTGTTAATGTGCAAAAAACAAGTCGTCTACAGCCGTTATTAGCGACAAATTCGGTAAAAAGAAGATTATATGAGTTTCTATATGACGACACGAATTACGAGTTTCTATATGACGTTTCTATATGATTTTCTAACTGTTTAATGGCGCAAATATGACTTTAAAAGGCCGACACAATTGTCGAGAAGCTTCGCTTCCAAAAGCCTTAGTTAGGACGCAACCAGTCATTGCTAAACTGTTGTGCTTATATGTGAAGCAATTTCAGATGAAAATATCAAGTATTTTCCAATGAATCGGGCACAGACAAAATATAAAGGGAACATTTACAAAACAAAGACATTTCAAGGAATACATTACTCATGAATGTTATTTTAAAATCTATTAGTAGCatatatatagtatagtaATCGAAATGACATAATATACATAGTATATTATGTCATTTCGATTGATTTATTAAGCGTCCAATTTGCttctttaattctgtttattatGACTAGTTTTTTATTGCTATATGAGTCCCTACAGCCCCTGGAAAGAATGAgatgagggggtcgttttCTAGAGTTCTTTTCCTCTATGGAAAACCGATTTCaggatggtttttttttccacgcttGATCCTTTTCCTCATCCATGGGAGGTATATTGGCTTGCCAAACTGCTTGTAATTTGCTTAAAAACATTGTGGAGGAAATTCCCCCCATTTTTGAGGGCACGTAAGAGATTCCCACAAGATTCCCAATGGAAATGGGCACCACGAATGCAACGGTCCCAAAAATAGCTGCACATTTTTAATTCTCTTCTCCCCGTAAGACCACTCCTTAAGAAGGCAAAATTCCATCTAAGTATTTCCGTTTCTGAAGTTTTCGTAGATATGACATCATTAAGGGTCTTAGGTGTTCTGACATAGCCTAGGAGAACAAAAATTCCGTCATCACACCATCCTCAAACGTTCAATTTTTacagaattttgaattttcatgtTGGGAGTGATTGTGGAGGTGTGGTGTGGGGTTTTTGTCAATTATATATGCCATTCTCTATCATGTCACATCCCATACAACCGATAAAATAACGACATAAGGACAGCAATGGTCCTGACTGGAAATGCGGCCCAAGTGCAACTGAATCTCCACGAGGACTTCACTGGTCTGTTGTTCTTTATTTTGCAGGAAAAGGTCCTGCTGTGAAATAGATAGCAGCCATGAAATACGTTCGTTTATGATTGCTCTCCAGTACACCCGTACAACCTCCAAAAAAGCTAACTATATTAATAAGGCTTCGTAACACCAACTGGAAAAAATAAGTCTGATAATTTCAGGTGTTCTATCGTCCAAAATTGCTGCAAAAACGCTACAACTGTTCTTATGAGTATATTTTTGAGTCATTCTATTGCTCTCAGAAAGGATATTTCTATTACCAGGTCTGTTTTCCAGCCATTTTTTCCCAACAAAACTGAAGAATCGCTTCATTTTCAGATTGAGGGTATCTCTTTCCAAGGATACGCTTTTAGAAGAATCCAAGCCTTCAACTGCATAGGTataaatcgtaaaaaaaacaatgaatttagaaaaatgaccgaatttctaaaaataacaCATGAAATCCTTTAGTGAATACCAATCCTACATCTGCTCCTACGACAACACCTGTGCCAACACAACCGAGCACATGTCAAAATGGTGGTGTTTTGGTGAAAGGACTTGACGGAACCACGTATTGCTATTGTATCGGATTGTTTTCTGGAGCAAACTGCGAACAGAGGCTTTGTGCGAACGGAGGTAAACATTTAACGGATAAAATCTTGGGTTAGCTTCTCGGAGGGAGTTTTAGATGTGATAAGGCTGCTAAGATCTTTTTAGCCCTAATTTTTCGataagaattttcttcaaaaaactttCGACGAATGATTTAAATTTAGGCACAGTAACTTCTGACAACACCTGTCGATGCCCTGGTGGTTATGAAGGATCGCACTGTGAGAATGGTGAGTTTTTCAGGGTTGTGCTTTAAGATTCAAATTTCCTGCTATATACAACTTAACTTCAGTAATCCACAGGTAACCTCGTCTCGTCTTAATCTTTAGATTAGTGTTCGCATCGAATTGTCATGAACTTTTCAGCCGCATGAGCACAAATTTAATGCAATTTCTTACGTTTTCTCCTCAGCTTCATCTCTATAATTCCTTTTCCTAACTTCTGATATTTTGCACACTTTGCAATTTTAAccaaacaagagaaaaaatgtgacTTTGTTGAAGTTTTCAGGTCACTTCGTAGGcaattatatttatgttttaccctttgctttatcctttaagtaTTCTCGTCACTGATTCTGATTTTGCCTGATTCAAACTTTAATCGCTTGTCACTGAACTCTTCATTTCCTTGGCTGCACTGACTATGATCACCTACCTTCAGGAGGTGAGCGACACGATTTTTAGCTGTTAAAAAGATTAGCACTACACTGAAAGGGCTTTCAGAAGCTCCA
This window of the Necator americanus strain Aroian chromosome III, whole genome shotgun sequence genome carries:
- a CDS encoding hypothetical protein (NECATOR_CHRIII.G8975.T1), coding for MRLLLLLTVLGALVTAELSNHEIVRQVIKSWNPNRPMSVMQHNEGDGITKRFTTDQHTRSKRSMSANSYVSASKSCNMPGYTGEFCEFPICMETNTNVPDVPESDGMGTSIDGAVIANCTQPYVVYVDETMYWITMYLEAEARVNPTFTIQGEDGTTYVGDNIVEQTPSSYGVRFNLLPPGQYMVISSADLQNSYCQLTMRARTEMTLQGGFLLGRGYTPERSDYPDSRYTYFQESAPVAVHVNRMRSPGSVNAIKFVGEDNVFYRPKLLQKRYNCSYEYIFESFYCSQKGYFYYQIEGISFQGYAFRRIQAFNCIVNTNPTSAPTTTPVPTQPSTCQNGGVLVKGLDGTTYCYCIGLFSGANCEQRLCANGGTVTSDNTCRCPGGYEGSHCENGNLVSS